The following coding sequences lie in one Polynucleobacter necessarius genomic window:
- the fdhF gene encoding formate dehydrogenase subunit alpha encodes MNAPTNPKELELQTVEFKLDGKTIVSYEGETILKAAKRHGIDIPHLCFKDGYRPDGNCRACVVEINGERTLAPSCCRSATPGMEVQANSERALKSQKLVLEMLLSDMPDEGFKWVGDSKEQEQKQQHGELSTWAARMDVTVRPELKALRREKVSSDISHPAMAVNLDACIQCNRCVRACREEQVNDVIGYAMRGAHSEIVFDLNDPMGDSTCVACGECVQACPTGALMPKGLIGSQTVDRKVDSVCPFCGVGCQITYNVKDEKIVSVEGRDGPANHNRLCVKGRFGMDYIHNPQRLTKPLIRKPGVPKDESILEGKQDWSEIFREASWEEALDFAGGKLKELKDKHGLKVLAGFGSAKGSNEEAYLFQKLVRTGFGSNNVDHCTRLCHASSVAALLEGVGSGAVSNQVNDVEHSSLIMLIGSNPTANHPVAATWFKNAAKRGAKIVLCDPRKTEISKHAWRTMQFKPDTDVAMLNAMIYTVIEEGLADKDFIANRANNYEALKENIQGYSPEAMAPICGIPAETLREVAREFATTKSAMILWGMGVSQHIHGTDNARCLIALVSITGQIGKPGSGLHPLRGQNNVQGASDAGLIPMMFPNYQRVDNPEAHAWFEKFWGTPVDKKPGYTVVEIMHKITAPDSDPDKIRGMYVEGENPAMSDPDLNHARHALASLEHLVVQDIFMTETALLADVVLPASAWPEKVGTASNTDRMVQMGKKAVEPPGDAKPDLWIIQEIAKRMGLNWNYQGPDAGVAQVYEEMRQAIHGAIKGITWERLEKESSVTYPCLSLEDPGRSIVFDDKFATADGKVKLVPADIIPANERPDSEYPFVLITGRQLEHWHTGSMTRRATVLDAIEPMATVSMNGEDMTQLGVSAGDVITVQSRRGEVGIHVRRDDGTPRGVIFIPFAYYEAAANLITNPALDPFGKIPEFKYCAVKLAKGGQAAQIMGYGTNAPGGSKVMSNV; translated from the coding sequence ATGAACGCACCAACCAATCCAAAAGAGCTTGAACTCCAAACAGTGGAATTCAAGTTAGACGGTAAAACAATTGTTTCGTATGAAGGCGAAACCATTCTGAAGGCGGCAAAACGTCATGGTATTGATATTCCCCATCTGTGTTTTAAAGATGGCTATCGTCCCGATGGCAACTGCCGTGCATGCGTTGTAGAAATCAATGGCGAGCGTACCTTAGCCCCTAGCTGCTGCAGAAGCGCAACCCCAGGTATGGAAGTGCAAGCCAATAGTGAACGCGCCTTAAAGAGTCAAAAACTCGTTTTAGAAATGTTGCTCTCTGATATGCCTGATGAAGGCTTTAAGTGGGTTGGTGACAGTAAAGAGCAAGAACAGAAACAACAGCATGGTGAGCTCAGCACTTGGGCTGCGCGTATGGATGTCACTGTACGTCCTGAGTTAAAGGCATTGCGTCGCGAGAAAGTCAGTAGTGATATTTCTCACCCAGCGATGGCCGTGAACTTGGATGCTTGTATTCAATGTAATCGTTGTGTTCGTGCTTGTCGAGAAGAGCAAGTCAATGATGTGATTGGCTATGCAATGCGTGGCGCACACAGCGAGATCGTATTTGATCTCAATGATCCGATGGGTGACAGTACCTGCGTTGCTTGTGGCGAGTGTGTACAGGCCTGCCCAACTGGCGCATTGATGCCAAAGGGCTTGATTGGTTCGCAGACTGTAGATCGGAAAGTGGATTCGGTATGCCCATTCTGTGGCGTAGGTTGTCAGATTACTTATAACGTTAAAGATGAAAAGATTGTTAGCGTAGAAGGACGTGATGGCCCTGCTAACCACAATCGCCTGTGTGTTAAAGGGCGTTTTGGCATGGATTACATCCATAATCCTCAGCGTTTAACCAAGCCCCTGATTCGTAAACCAGGCGTTCCGAAAGATGAGTCGATTCTTGAGGGTAAGCAAGACTGGTCAGAAATCTTTCGCGAGGCCAGCTGGGAAGAGGCCTTGGATTTTGCCGGCGGCAAACTCAAAGAACTCAAAGACAAGCACGGCCTTAAAGTGCTTGCTGGATTTGGCTCTGCGAAGGGTAGTAATGAAGAGGCGTATTTATTCCAAAAATTGGTACGTACTGGTTTTGGTAGCAATAACGTCGACCACTGTACACGTCTTTGCCATGCGTCTTCTGTTGCGGCATTGTTAGAAGGTGTAGGCTCTGGCGCAGTTAGCAATCAAGTAAATGATGTTGAACACTCTAGCTTGATTATGTTGATTGGTTCAAACCCAACAGCGAACCATCCAGTGGCCGCCACTTGGTTTAAGAATGCTGCTAAGCGTGGCGCCAAAATTGTTTTGTGTGATCCTCGTAAGACTGAAATTAGCAAACATGCTTGGCGCACTATGCAGTTCAAACCTGACACTGATGTGGCAATGCTCAATGCCATGATTTACACAGTTATTGAAGAAGGTTTGGCTGACAAGGACTTTATTGCCAATCGTGCCAATAACTATGAAGCTTTAAAAGAAAACATTCAAGGATATAGTCCCGAAGCGATGGCGCCGATCTGCGGAATTCCTGCAGAAACATTGCGTGAGGTTGCTAGAGAATTCGCTACTACTAAATCAGCTATGATTTTGTGGGGCATGGGTGTGAGCCAGCATATTCACGGCACCGATAATGCTCGTTGCTTAATTGCCTTGGTCAGCATTACCGGCCAAATTGGTAAACCTGGTTCAGGCTTGCATCCTTTGCGTGGTCAGAATAATGTGCAAGGTGCTAGTGATGCCGGCCTAATTCCGATGATGTTCCCGAACTATCAACGTGTCGATAATCCAGAAGCCCACGCTTGGTTTGAAAAGTTCTGGGGTACTCCTGTAGACAAAAAGCCTGGTTATACCGTTGTAGAAATCATGCATAAGATCACTGCACCCGATAGTGATCCCGATAAGATTCGCGGCATGTATGTTGAGGGTGAAAACCCTGCAATGAGCGACCCAGATCTGAATCATGCCCGTCACGCTTTAGCTTCATTGGAGCACTTGGTAGTGCAAGACATTTTCATGACTGAAACTGCTTTGTTGGCCGACGTGGTCTTGCCTGCAAGTGCTTGGCCAGAGAAGGTCGGTACTGCAAGTAATACAGACCGTATGGTTCAAATGGGTAAGAAAGCAGTTGAGCCTCCAGGCGATGCCAAGCCGGACTTGTGGATTATTCAGGAGATCGCTAAGCGCATGGGTCTGAATTGGAATTACCAAGGTCCTGATGCAGGTGTCGCCCAGGTCTATGAGGAAATGCGACAAGCAATACATGGAGCTATTAAGGGTATTACCTGGGAACGCTTAGAAAAAGAGTCTAGCGTGACCTATCCTTGTTTATCACTAGAAGACCCAGGTCGTTCGATCGTGTTTGACGACAAGTTTGCCACTGCCGACGGTAAGGTGAAACTGGTACCCGCTGACATTATTCCTGCCAATGAGCGCCCAGACTCAGAGTATCCATTTGTGTTGATTACTGGCCGTCAGTTGGAGCATTGGCATACCGGTAGTATGACGCGCCGCGCTACTGTACTCGATGCGATTGAGCCGATGGCTACCGTCTCCATGAATGGTGAGGATATGACCCAGCTCGGAGTATCTGCTGGTGATGTGATCACTGTTCAATCCCGTCGTGGCGAGGTTGGGATTCACGTGCGTCGTGATGATGGCACTCCAAGGGGGGTTATCTTTATTCCATTTGCCTACTATGAGGCCGCTGCAAACTTGATTACTAATCCTGCTTTAGATCCTTTTGGCAAGATCCCAGAATTTAAGTACTGCGCTGTCAAGCTAGCAAAAGGTGGTCAGGCTGCTCAGATTATGGGGTATGGCACCAATGCGCCTGGTGGCTCAAAGGTAATGTCTAACGTTTAA
- a CDS encoding NAD(P)H-dependent oxidoreductase subunit E: MNHPKPSGEVKAVAVASADDLRETIRRKSKLKGRQADDASLAEVRQLIGNAPHRRDLLIENLHKLNDEYRALYDRHLVALAKEMNLPMVEVYEVATFYHHFEVVRGNDPVADITVRVCDGIACELAGAQNLLAKLPAILGNTNVKVIAAPCVGRCEQAPVAVVHQYPVLFASADKVQAAVNNQLTTHPLAKDDAVFDPAALAEQGISPQGENQTVSPDYVGYDAYCAKGGYQLAQEIQSGSRDAESIIKAMESSGLRGLGGAGFPAGRKWRIVKDQVAPKLMAVNIDEGEPGTFKDRTYLERDPHRFLEGLLIAAKVVGIDACYIYLRDEYHGCRELLEKELAKLKANPPFPLPSIELRRGAGAYICGEESAMIESIEGKRGEPRMRPPYIAQVGLFGRPTLEHNFETLYWVRDIVQRGPEWFSSYGRHDRKGLRSFSVSGRVKKPGVKLAPAGITIQELIDEYCGGMQDGHEFYGYLPGGASGGILPATMNDIPLDFDTLQPYGCFISSAAVMVFGNQDKARDMALNVMHFFEHESCGQCTPCRVGTGKAAKLMQAKSWDKTTLEDLATVMVDASICGLGQAAPNPIRCIHKYFPQEVQ, encoded by the coding sequence ATGAATCACCCAAAACCTTCAGGAGAGGTCAAGGCGGTTGCTGTGGCAAGCGCTGACGATTTGAGGGAAACCATTCGTCGTAAAAGTAAGTTAAAGGGTCGTCAAGCTGATGACGCCTCTCTAGCGGAAGTGCGTCAGTTGATTGGCAATGCGCCACATCGTCGCGATTTATTAATCGAAAATCTACATAAGCTCAACGATGAGTATCGTGCCTTGTATGATCGACATTTGGTTGCGCTTGCAAAAGAAATGAACTTGCCGATGGTAGAGGTGTATGAAGTAGCCACTTTCTATCATCACTTCGAAGTCGTGCGTGGCAATGATCCTGTAGCTGATATTACTGTGCGCGTTTGTGATGGCATTGCCTGTGAGTTAGCCGGTGCCCAAAATTTATTGGCCAAGTTGCCTGCTATCTTGGGTAATACCAATGTCAAGGTGATTGCAGCCCCCTGTGTAGGTCGCTGTGAACAAGCGCCTGTTGCAGTTGTGCATCAATACCCTGTGCTATTTGCTAGCGCTGATAAAGTGCAAGCGGCTGTCAATAATCAATTGACAACCCACCCCCTGGCCAAAGATGATGCCGTCTTCGATCCAGCAGCTTTGGCAGAGCAGGGTATCTCGCCACAAGGTGAAAATCAAACGGTTTCACCTGACTACGTAGGCTACGATGCTTACTGCGCTAAAGGTGGTTATCAACTCGCTCAAGAAATTCAGTCAGGTAGTCGTGATGCTGAGAGCATCATCAAAGCGATGGAAAGTTCGGGTCTGCGCGGTCTTGGTGGCGCGGGATTCCCAGCAGGTCGCAAATGGCGCATTGTCAAAGATCAAGTGGCTCCAAAACTCATGGCCGTGAATATTGACGAAGGTGAGCCTGGCACATTTAAAGACCGTACCTATTTGGAGCGCGATCCACATCGATTCTTGGAAGGCTTGCTCATTGCCGCAAAGGTGGTGGGTATTGATGCTTGCTACATCTATCTGCGTGATGAGTATCACGGCTGCCGTGAGTTGCTCGAAAAGGAATTGGCTAAGCTCAAAGCGAACCCACCATTCCCATTGCCATCCATTGAGTTGCGTCGTGGTGCTGGTGCTTATATCTGTGGTGAAGAATCTGCCATGATTGAGAGTATTGAGGGTAAACGGGGTGAACCGCGGATGCGCCCTCCATATATTGCGCAAGTTGGCTTGTTTGGCCGCCCAACCTTAGAGCACAACTTTGAGACACTGTACTGGGTGCGCGATATCGTGCAACGTGGCCCAGAGTGGTTTAGCTCTTACGGCCGTCATGATCGTAAAGGCTTGCGTAGCTTTAGTGTCAGTGGGCGCGTTAAAAAACCCGGCGTAAAGTTAGCGCCAGCAGGTATCACTATCCAAGAATTAATAGATGAATATTGTGGTGGGATGCAAGATGGCCATGAGTTCTATGGCTACCTTCCTGGCGGTGCATCTGGTGGCATTTTGCCTGCGACTATGAATGACATTCCGTTAGACTTTGATACCTTGCAACCTTACGGTTGTTTTATCAGTTCGGCTGCCGTGATGGTATTTGGTAATCAAGACAAGGCGCGTGATATGGCGCTCAACGTCATGCACTTCTTTGAGCATGAGAGTTGTGGTCAGTGCACTCCCTGTCGTGTTGGTACCGGCAAAGCTGCTAAGTTAATGCAAGCAAAGTCTTGGGATAAAACAACCTTAGAGGACTTGGCAACTGTCATGGTCGACGCATCTATTTGTGGACTTGGCCAAGCGGCGCCAAATCCGATTCGCTGTATTCATAAATATTTCCCGCAAGAAGTTCAATAA
- a CDS encoding DUF748 domain-containing protein produces MQLKKNLPPKDSKQEKKPIKISIDELIVNGASLTVIDDASKLKEEFKPFSIKLIEVANYDRSGQVSGVRGRYDFNLGSLQLLIPGMNKTLAFDHVSLAGGLDNPSPNMLGVQLDLKLDDGKVLSHWDLNTASKALEGKLTIENIATAPLISLLPANRELLGISGSLNAQVAVKLSAEADVVSGDLHLQHVSVLEKGERTPLIAWDTADIRQFEYRVVKQANQPANHSSHRPSVGLLIDELILERPVLRFEINNQGLSNFRRLFSKAKDDSTKVDSTQSEGGGAGNASNSNKSSFDLDIRNMNLRSGEVFFADLAMRPNFKVDVKKFNAAFLGVSNLPGRFASVAMDGVVAGSGSMRTKGQTSFDDPRRNHDIQISYKNLPLTAFNPAVMTYAGYQITGGSLNLNLNYRAKNGQLNGSNQIIIKNVQLGDEVSDFQGKKLPLGLAIALLEDSDDTIDLTIRIAGNVDSPEFSASGLVWQAISNVLTNVATAPFRALASVLGMGDEGGANAVPGEDVFLPEDQERLEKFGDYLAKRPNSSLEIIGTYDPIQDKQELARAKADSAILKDAGFKLVPGEPLPTPSLSDPRVQSGLRAAYAQSIGRIQLGKRLLMLPDGEARNEQLHAELIDGIQISESELQDLAKRRAKAAYELMIKDNSSLKERI; encoded by the coding sequence ATGCAGTTGAAAAAAAACTTGCCACCAAAAGATAGCAAGCAAGAAAAAAAGCCCATTAAGATCTCCATAGATGAATTGATTGTGAACGGCGCTTCATTGACTGTGATTGATGACGCTAGCAAATTAAAGGAAGAGTTCAAACCTTTTTCTATCAAATTAATAGAAGTTGCAAATTATGATAGGAGCGGACAAGTTTCGGGTGTGCGCGGTCGATATGACTTTAATCTAGGTTCCTTGCAGTTATTGATACCCGGCATGAATAAAACTCTAGCGTTTGATCATGTCTCATTGGCTGGTGGCTTGGATAACCCCAGCCCCAATATGTTGGGTGTGCAACTAGACCTTAAATTAGATGACGGCAAAGTGCTATCTCACTGGGATTTAAATACTGCATCTAAGGCGCTCGAAGGTAAACTTACTATAGAGAATATCGCTACCGCACCATTGATCTCACTATTACCAGCGAATAGGGAATTGCTTGGCATTAGCGGTTCGCTGAATGCGCAAGTGGCTGTCAAACTGAGTGCAGAAGCCGACGTAGTATCTGGCGATTTGCATCTTCAGCATGTATCGGTATTGGAGAAGGGAGAGAGAACCCCTTTGATTGCTTGGGATACGGCAGATATTCGCCAATTTGAGTACAGGGTAGTGAAACAGGCCAATCAGCCAGCTAACCATTCCAGTCATCGGCCCTCAGTTGGCTTATTGATTGATGAACTGATTCTTGAGCGTCCAGTGTTGCGTTTTGAAATCAATAATCAAGGACTGTCTAATTTTCGCCGCCTATTTTCAAAAGCAAAGGATGATTCCACCAAGGTCGATAGCACTCAGTCGGAGGGTGGCGGTGCAGGCAACGCTAGCAATTCCAATAAATCCTCATTTGATTTGGATATTCGAAACATGAACTTACGCTCTGGAGAAGTCTTCTTTGCGGATCTGGCGATGCGACCCAACTTTAAGGTCGATGTGAAAAAATTTAATGCAGCCTTCTTGGGGGTTAGCAATCTTCCAGGGCGCTTTGCATCTGTGGCAATGGATGGAGTGGTTGCTGGGTCTGGCAGTATGCGTACTAAGGGTCAGACCTCATTTGATGACCCAAGGCGCAATCACGACATTCAGATAAGCTATAAAAACCTGCCGCTTACTGCATTTAATCCAGCAGTAATGACGTATGCTGGTTATCAAATCACTGGGGGGAGTTTAAATCTTAATTTGAACTACCGAGCGAAGAACGGTCAGCTCAATGGCAGCAATCAAATCATTATTAAGAATGTGCAGCTTGGCGATGAGGTTTCAGACTTTCAGGGCAAGAAGTTACCACTTGGTCTTGCAATTGCATTATTAGAGGACTCTGACGACACCATTGACCTCACCATCCGTATTGCGGGTAACGTAGACTCACCAGAATTTAGCGCGAGTGGTTTGGTATGGCAAGCTATTAGTAATGTCTTGACTAACGTCGCAACTGCGCCTTTTAGGGCTCTAGCTTCTGTATTGGGTATGGGGGATGAGGGGGGTGCTAATGCGGTGCCGGGTGAAGACGTCTTTTTGCCCGAAGATCAAGAACGCCTAGAAAAGTTCGGCGATTACCTTGCTAAAAGGCCAAATTCTTCTTTGGAGATCATCGGCACTTACGATCCCATTCAGGACAAGCAAGAGCTTGCCAGAGCAAAAGCAGATAGCGCTATTTTGAAAGACGCAGGCTTTAAGCTGGTTCCTGGCGAGCCCCTGCCAACACCCAGCTTGTCTGATCCCAGGGTGCAGAGTGGTCTCAGGGCGGCCTATGCTCAATCTATTGGCCGTATTCAGTTGGGTAAACGCTTGCTCATGCTGCCCGATGGTGAGGCTCGTAATGAACAATTGCATGCCGAGTTAATTGATGGCATCCAAATCAGTGAAAGCGAGCTTCAAGACTTGGCTAAGAGGAGGGCGAAAGCCGCTTACGAATTGATGATTAAAGACAATTCCAGTCTCAAGGAGCGGATCTGA
- a CDS encoding 3-keto-disaccharide hydrolase: protein MKSVSQSIFAIILCLQASFLSNAALAQNQDGFVDLIDGVSLSGWNIIGNANWLIGKGIIEGNKPNGFLVSNASYKNFIIKAEFWAESNTNSGIFIRCQDPNKVSAANAYEVNIWDTRPEQAYATGAIVDVAKVDPVPKAGGRWNTMEIIANGSHFKVILNGVVTVADGQDSKFAAGPIALQSAGGIIKFKRLLIKPI, encoded by the coding sequence ATGAAATCAGTATCTCAATCTATTTTTGCAATCATTCTTTGCTTGCAAGCCAGCTTTCTTAGTAATGCGGCGCTCGCTCAAAACCAAGATGGGTTTGTTGATCTCATTGATGGGGTCAGTTTAAGCGGTTGGAACATTATCGGAAATGCTAACTGGCTTATCGGCAAGGGCATTATTGAGGGAAACAAACCCAATGGATTTTTGGTGAGCAATGCTTCCTATAAAAATTTCATTATCAAAGCAGAATTTTGGGCGGAGTCAAACACGAATAGCGGTATCTTTATCCGCTGCCAAGACCCCAATAAAGTATCGGCAGCCAATGCTTATGAAGTCAATATTTGGGATACGCGCCCTGAACAAGCCTACGCTACTGGCGCTATCGTGGATGTTGCCAAGGTAGATCCGGTACCCAAGGCAGGAGGTCGCTGGAACACAATGGAAATCATTGCCAACGGCTCACATTTCAAAGTTATTCTCAATGGGGTGGTTACGGTTGCTGATGGGCAAGATAGTAAATTTGCTGCTGGGCCGATTGCCCTGCAATCAGCCGGCGGAATAATTAAGTTCAAACGTTTGCTAATCAAGCCCATCTAA
- a CDS encoding YciI family protein, whose translation MIFAILLMDRPGTGDLRIQVRPEHRAYLAQQAHRMAFAGPLTSEDGQTTVGSLLAMDFANRAEVDAWLKEEPFTKAGVYEKPIIHVFTNMWAQKVGFPPAA comes from the coding sequence ATGATTTTTGCAATTCTTCTCATGGATCGTCCAGGCACTGGGGATTTGCGCATTCAAGTTCGTCCAGAGCATCGCGCTTATCTAGCTCAACAAGCACATCGGATGGCTTTTGCTGGACCACTCACATCGGAAGACGGTCAAACCACCGTTGGTAGCTTATTGGCAATGGATTTTGCAAATCGCGCAGAAGTCGATGCTTGGCTGAAAGAGGAGCCATTTACCAAAGCGGGGGTTTATGAGAAGCCGATTATTCATGTTTTTACTAATATGTGGGCGCAAAAAGTAGGTTTCCCGCCTGCAGCTTAA
- a CDS encoding amidohydrolase family protein, whose product MTKPIFDQGWQIATHANGDRTIEQTINTYAKLLANSSDPKARRLRIEHFTINTPEQVKLAVKLGVIPGFTIGHVDYWGEAFHDKIVGPERADRIDPSASFKKEGGRFAYHSDSPVSNVGPLNYISEGAGRLWQKEPRKVLGPNERVSVDDAIRAVTMNAAYEMFSDDKLGSLEVGKQADLVILSANPRKTQVEQIRNIQVKETWIDGKKQSW is encoded by the coding sequence ATGACTAAGCCTATTTTTGATCAAGGCTGGCAAATCGCCACACATGCAAATGGTGATCGAACGATTGAGCAAACTATCAATACCTACGCTAAGTTGTTAGCGAATTCGTCTGACCCAAAAGCACGTCGATTACGGATTGAGCATTTCACCATTAATACTCCAGAACAAGTCAAGCTTGCGGTGAAATTAGGTGTGATTCCTGGCTTTACGATTGGACACGTAGATTATTGGGGTGAGGCATTTCATGACAAAATTGTCGGTCCAGAGCGTGCAGATCGCATTGATCCGTCTGCCTCATTCAAAAAAGAGGGCGGTAGATTTGCTTACCATAGTGATTCTCCAGTCTCGAATGTAGGCCCATTGAATTACATCTCAGAGGGTGCTGGACGTTTATGGCAAAAGGAGCCACGTAAAGTATTAGGTCCAAATGAGCGTGTATCTGTTGATGATGCAATTCGTGCTGTTACGATGAATGCCGCGTATGAAATGTTTTCCGACGATAAGCTCGGTAGTTTGGAGGTGGGTAAGCAGGCTGACTTGGTCATACTCTCTGCAAACCCCAGAAAAACACAGGTCGAGCAAATTCGCAATATTCAAGTAAAAGAAACTTGGATTGATGGCAAGAAACAATCTTGGTAA